Proteins encoded together in one Microbacterium oxydans window:
- a CDS encoding S8 family serine peptidase, whose product MAAATTLATLFIASTATTGYAATEEVTHPVPVAGTPGHYIVVMKADPLASYEGDVKGLKATKPAEGEQLETQSQESQRYVEHLQTEQTDLAGQIGVTPDTTYQVVLNGFSADLTGAQVDTLRASKDVLGVYPDEIRHPDAQTSTSYLGLGDDRKGRGGVWQQTGGVDKAGEGVVVGVIDTGIAPEHPSFEGKKLKKQKKQHSRHKGGQPYTDGTYVYFDKSDGGQFRSTMVEGQDWDKRAYSSKLIGGQYFSAGAAAAGFDFQYDYLSPRDGDGHGSHTASTAAGNFKVKAAVEGVDFGTISGVAPASKVAAYKACYVGPDVTITEDDICALSDLVAAIDQAVADGVDVINYSIGGGAASTVMSPEDLAFFNAAAAGVFVATSAGNDGPDPVTADHASPWYTTVAASTIPTWEGTVQFPGFAQAGASVSVPFGKKVTGPSIAAADAAAAGAADAQLCLPGTLDPAKVAGHIVVCDRGNNARAEKSQVVKDAGGKGMVLVNVPGGADSLDNDFHAVPTVHLAAAHRAAVLAYVQGGVDRPITLVGANTTGVTTPTPQIAGFSSRGPMLADGSDVLKPDVAAPGVAILAATNNAPGEKPTFGILSGTSMASPHVAGLGALYLGEHPKATPAEIRSAMMTTAYDTVLPDGSKNTDPFEQGAGQVDPKRYLNPGLLYLNGVKDWAAFLDGKGLSDFPGIDPIDGSDLNQASISIGSLASAQTVTRAVTSTEKGVFTAKAAVPGVNVKVTPSQLTFDKPGQTKTFTVTFDNSSAPVEQWATGSLTWKSKKNTVRSPIAVFPVTADAPAEVSGSGVDGSIPVQITPGLDGDLALDLSGLTPFELLTDPDNPVAGHSGDENSGDANKDVAWIVDVPEGTTLSRFDLDSSDDEGSDLDLTVYRVVGPDDLQYYQRWQSATGSADEQVTIPAPTPGTYLVVANVYSTTGPMTWDMTHADVQPDGAGAFTATPNPIAAVRGVKTSYELSWSGLTAGTRYLGLVQYGDSAVRTVVTVDVPAAKAPATKAPATKAPATKAPETKAPETPAPETKAPETKAPETKAPETGAPETPAPGGEKRE is encoded by the coding sequence GGGCGACGTGAAGGGGCTGAAGGCGACGAAGCCGGCCGAGGGTGAGCAGCTCGAGACGCAGTCGCAGGAGTCGCAGCGGTACGTGGAGCACCTCCAGACAGAGCAGACCGACCTCGCCGGACAGATCGGCGTCACGCCGGACACCACCTACCAGGTCGTGCTGAACGGCTTCAGCGCCGACCTCACCGGCGCCCAGGTCGACACACTGCGTGCGTCCAAGGACGTCCTCGGCGTCTATCCCGACGAGATCCGCCACCCCGATGCGCAGACCTCGACCTCCTATCTCGGACTCGGAGACGACCGCAAGGGTCGCGGCGGCGTCTGGCAGCAGACCGGTGGAGTCGACAAGGCCGGAGAGGGTGTCGTGGTCGGTGTGATCGACACCGGCATCGCCCCCGAGCACCCGTCGTTCGAGGGCAAGAAGCTCAAGAAGCAGAAGAAGCAGCACAGCCGGCACAAGGGCGGCCAGCCCTACACCGACGGCACTTACGTCTACTTCGACAAGTCCGACGGCGGCCAGTTCCGCTCCACGATGGTCGAGGGCCAGGACTGGGACAAGCGCGCCTACTCGTCCAAGCTGATCGGCGGCCAGTACTTCTCCGCGGGAGCCGCGGCCGCGGGCTTCGACTTCCAGTACGACTACCTCTCGCCGCGTGACGGCGACGGCCACGGCTCGCACACCGCGAGCACGGCTGCCGGCAACTTCAAGGTCAAGGCGGCCGTCGAGGGCGTCGACTTCGGAACGATCTCCGGCGTCGCACCGGCGTCCAAGGTCGCCGCGTACAAGGCCTGCTACGTCGGACCCGACGTGACCATCACGGAGGACGACATCTGCGCGCTGAGCGACCTCGTCGCCGCGATCGACCAGGCCGTCGCCGACGGCGTCGACGTGATCAACTACTCGATCGGCGGGGGCGCGGCGAGCACCGTGATGTCGCCGGAGGACCTGGCGTTCTTCAACGCCGCGGCCGCGGGCGTCTTCGTCGCTACCAGCGCCGGCAACGACGGTCCCGACCCGGTCACGGCCGACCACGCGTCGCCCTGGTACACGACCGTCGCGGCATCCACCATCCCGACCTGGGAAGGCACGGTGCAGTTCCCCGGCTTCGCGCAGGCCGGAGCCTCGGTGAGCGTGCCGTTCGGCAAGAAGGTCACCGGGCCGTCGATCGCGGCGGCGGATGCTGCGGCGGCGGGTGCCGCCGACGCGCAGCTCTGCCTGCCGGGGACACTCGACCCGGCGAAGGTCGCGGGACACATCGTGGTCTGCGATCGCGGCAACAACGCGCGTGCTGAGAAGTCGCAGGTCGTGAAGGACGCCGGCGGCAAGGGCATGGTCCTGGTGAACGTGCCGGGCGGGGCCGACTCGCTCGACAACGACTTCCACGCCGTCCCGACGGTGCACCTGGCCGCCGCGCACCGTGCGGCCGTGCTCGCCTACGTGCAGGGCGGCGTCGACCGTCCGATCACGCTCGTCGGTGCGAACACCACGGGCGTCACCACTCCCACGCCGCAGATCGCGGGCTTCTCGAGTCGCGGACCGATGCTGGCCGACGGCAGCGATGTGCTGAAGCCGGATGTCGCGGCGCCCGGCGTCGCGATCCTCGCGGCGACGAACAACGCCCCGGGGGAGAAGCCGACCTTCGGCATCCTCTCCGGCACGTCGATGGCCTCCCCGCACGTCGCGGGTCTGGGCGCGCTGTACCTCGGCGAGCACCCGAAGGCGACGCCCGCGGAGATCCGATCGGCGATGATGACCACCGCGTACGACACGGTGCTCCCGGACGGGTCGAAGAACACGGATCCGTTCGAGCAGGGCGCGGGGCAGGTCGATCCGAAGCGGTACCTGAACCCGGGCCTCCTCTACCTCAACGGGGTGAAGGACTGGGCGGCGTTCCTCGACGGGAAGGGCCTGTCGGACTTCCCGGGCATCGACCCCATCGACGGCAGCGACCTGAACCAGGCGTCGATCTCGATCGGCTCGCTGGCCAGCGCGCAGACGGTCACCCGTGCGGTCACCTCGACCGAGAAGGGGGTCTTCACCGCGAAGGCCGCCGTGCCCGGCGTGAACGTGAAGGTCACGCCGTCGCAGTTGACGTTCGACAAGCCGGGGCAGACGAAGACCTTCACGGTCACGTTCGACAACTCCAGCGCACCCGTCGAGCAGTGGGCCACCGGTTCGCTGACCTGGAAGAGCAAGAAGAACACGGTGCGCTCCCCGATCGCGGTGTTCCCGGTGACGGCGGATGCCCCGGCCGAGGTGTCGGGCAGCGGCGTCGACGGCAGCATCCCGGTGCAGATCACCCCCGGTCTCGACGGCGATCTGGCGCTCGACCTCTCGGGTCTCACGCCGTTCGAGCTGCTCACCGACCCGGACAACCCCGTCGCGGGGCACTCGGGCGACGAGAACTCGGGCGACGCGAACAAGGACGTGGCGTGGATCGTCGACGTACCCGAGGGCACCACGCTCTCGCGGTTCGACCTCGACTCGTCGGATGACGAGGGCAGCGACCTCGACCTCACGGTGTACCGCGTCGTGGGCCCGGACGACCTGCAGTACTACCAGCGGTGGCAGTCGGCGACCGGTTCGGCGGATGAGCAGGTCACGATCCCCGCGCCGACCCCCGGGACGTACCTCGTGGTGGCGAACGTGTACTCGACGACGGGACCGATGACGTGGGACATGACCCACGCCGACGTGCAGCCCGATGGAGCGGGCGCGTTCACCGCGACGCCGAACCCGATCGCCGCGGTCCGCGGCGTGAAGACGAGCTACGAGCTCAGCTGGTCCGGACTCACCGCCGGCACCCGCTATCTCGGGCTCGTGCAGTACGGCGACTCGGCGGTCCGCACCGTGGTGACGGTCGACGTCCCCGCGGCGAAGGCTCCGGCGACGAAGGCCCCGGCGACGAAGGCCCCGGCGACGAAGGCACCCGAGACGAAGGCGCCGGAGACCCCGGCACCCGAGACGAAGGCGCCGGAGACGAAGGCCCCGGAGACGAAGGCCCCGGAGACGGGCGCTCCGGAGACGCCGGCGCCGGGCGGGGAGAAGCGGGAGTAG
- a CDS encoding carbon starvation CstA family protein, translating to MTSPSSRRRDGAGLVDDEPVIVTDPKLPPVALTDDHHVKANRWTWPKILIWSAIALLGAVAWTMLAIVRGETVNAIWFVFAAVCTYLIGYRFYSKVIEKYITRPDDRRATPAEVKQDGKDYVPTDRRVLYGHHFAAIAGAGPLVGPVLAAQMGYLPGTIWIIVGVVLAGAVQDYTVLFFSMRRGGRTIGQMARQELGKIGGTAAIIASLLIMLIIVAILALVVVNALGESPWGVFSVAMTIPIALFMGVYLRYLRPGKVTEVSIIGFVLLMAAIIAGGWVAGTDWGQAIFHLDRTTIAWGIIIYGFIAAVLPVWLLLAPRDYLSTFMKIGVIVMLAGAIVLVRPEITVPAVSIFGENGMGPVFAGPLFPFLFVTIACGALSGFHALIASGTTPKLIEKERQTRFIGYGGMLMESFVAIMALVAAISIDQGIYFAMNAPTAATGGTVEGAVAFVNSLGLTGVNLTPEMLTGTATLVGEESIVSRTGGAPTLALGLAHIMQQALGGQALMAFWYHFAIMFEALFILTAVDAGTRVARFMLQDSIGAWFPKFRDVSWRPGVWICTAIMVAGWGAILILGVTDPLGGINTFFPLFGIANQLLAAIALAVVLAIVAKRGRSYVKWLWIIALPLAFTAVVTITASLYKIASPVPAIGYWANHFRYVAARDSGDTSLGEPEVLDAVIRNTAVQGTLSIIFVTLAIIVMVMAVIVTIKAIRNGGGENTEDTPVASRRFAPAGFLPSAEERELEKQWEPILADDRKASTH from the coding sequence ATGACTTCACCTTCGTCGCGCCGCCGCGACGGCGCCGGACTCGTCGACGACGAACCCGTCATCGTCACCGACCCGAAACTCCCCCCTGTCGCCCTCACCGATGACCACCACGTGAAGGCGAACCGCTGGACCTGGCCGAAGATCCTGATCTGGTCGGCGATCGCCCTGCTGGGTGCCGTCGCCTGGACCATGCTCGCCATCGTCCGCGGCGAGACCGTGAACGCGATCTGGTTCGTGTTCGCCGCCGTCTGCACGTACCTGATCGGCTACCGCTTCTATTCGAAGGTGATCGAGAAGTACATCACCCGCCCCGACGACCGCCGGGCGACCCCCGCCGAGGTGAAGCAGGACGGCAAGGACTACGTCCCCACCGACAGGCGCGTGCTCTACGGCCACCACTTCGCCGCCATCGCCGGTGCCGGTCCGCTCGTCGGCCCCGTGCTCGCGGCGCAGATGGGCTACCTCCCCGGCACGATCTGGATCATCGTGGGCGTCGTGCTCGCCGGTGCCGTGCAGGACTACACGGTGCTCTTCTTCTCCATGCGCCGCGGAGGCCGCACGATCGGCCAGATGGCCCGGCAGGAACTCGGCAAGATCGGTGGCACCGCCGCGATCATCGCCTCGCTGCTGATCATGCTGATCATCGTCGCGATCCTCGCCCTCGTCGTCGTCAACGCGCTCGGCGAAAGCCCCTGGGGCGTGTTCTCGGTTGCGATGACCATCCCGATCGCCCTCTTCATGGGCGTGTACCTGCGCTACCTGCGCCCCGGCAAGGTCACCGAGGTCTCGATCATCGGCTTCGTGCTGCTGATGGCGGCGATCATCGCCGGCGGCTGGGTCGCCGGCACCGACTGGGGCCAGGCGATCTTCCACCTCGACCGCACCACGATCGCGTGGGGCATCATCATCTACGGCTTCATCGCCGCGGTGCTCCCGGTCTGGCTGCTGCTCGCCCCGCGCGACTACCTGTCGACCTTCATGAAGATCGGCGTGATCGTGATGCTCGCCGGCGCCATCGTCCTGGTGCGCCCCGAGATCACCGTTCCCGCGGTCAGCATCTTCGGCGAGAACGGCATGGGACCGGTGTTCGCCGGTCCGCTCTTCCCCTTCCTGTTCGTCACCATCGCGTGCGGGGCGCTGTCCGGGTTCCATGCTCTGATCGCCTCCGGCACGACCCCGAAGCTCATCGAGAAGGAGCGCCAGACGCGCTTCATCGGCTACGGCGGCATGCTCATGGAGTCGTTCGTCGCGATCATGGCGCTGGTCGCCGCGATCTCGATCGACCAGGGCATCTACTTCGCGATGAACGCCCCGACGGCGGCGACGGGAGGCACGGTCGAAGGGGCCGTCGCCTTCGTGAACTCGCTGGGGCTGACGGGGGTGAACCTCACGCCCGAGATGCTCACCGGCACGGCCACGCTGGTCGGTGAGGAGTCGATCGTGTCCCGCACGGGCGGGGCTCCGACCCTCGCGCTCGGCCTCGCGCACATCATGCAGCAGGCGCTCGGCGGCCAGGCGCTCATGGCGTTCTGGTACCACTTCGCGATCATGTTCGAGGCGCTGTTCATCCTCACCGCGGTGGATGCCGGCACGCGTGTCGCCCGCTTCATGCTGCAGGACTCGATCGGTGCCTGGTTCCCGAAATTCCGCGACGTCTCGTGGCGTCCCGGCGTCTGGATCTGCACCGCGATCATGGTGGCCGGCTGGGGAGCGATCCTCATCCTCGGCGTCACCGACCCGCTCGGCGGCATCAACACCTTCTTCCCGCTGTTCGGCATCGCCAACCAGCTGCTCGCCGCGATCGCGCTCGCCGTGGTGCTGGCGATCGTCGCCAAGCGCGGCCGGAGCTACGTCAAGTGGCTGTGGATCATCGCGCTGCCGCTCGCGTTCACCGCGGTCGTCACGATCACGGCGTCGCTGTACAAGATCGCCTCCCCGGTTCCGGCCATCGGCTACTGGGCGAACCACTTCCGCTACGTCGCCGCCCGCGACAGCGGAGACACCTCGCTCGGCGAACCGGAGGTGCTCGACGCGGTCATCCGCAACACGGCCGTGCAGGGCACGCTGTCGATCATCTTCGTCACCCTCGCGATCATCGTGATGGTGATGGCCGTGATCGTCACGATCAAGGCCATCCGCAACGGCGGTGGGGAGAACACCGAGGACACGCCCGTCGCCTCGCGCCGGTTCGCTCCGGCCGGGTTCCTGCCGAGCGCCGAGGAGCGCGAGCTCGAGAAGCAGTGGGAGCCGATCCTCGCCGACGACCGCAAGGCGTCGACCCACTGA
- a CDS encoding YbdD/YjiX family protein, which produces MADTMSRTDAATTLLRTLLSAAGRAGRGIRWYITNLMGDSAYATYVAHQRRQHPEEEPLTERQFWRQRMDDQDRNPGARCC; this is translated from the coding sequence ATGGCCGACACCATGAGTCGGACGGATGCCGCGACCACCCTCCTGCGGACGCTCCTGAGCGCCGCGGGGCGGGCGGGTCGCGGCATCCGCTGGTACATCACGAATCTGATGGGCGACAGCGCCTATGCGACGTACGTCGCCCATCAGCGTCGCCAGCATCCGGAGGAGGAGCCGTTGACCGAGCGGCAGTTCTGGCGGCAGCGGATGGACGATCAGGATCGCAACCCCGGTGCCCGCTGCTGCTGA
- a CDS encoding sensor histidine kinase, with product MTDVVLAAGLGVLGGIVLTVLLLLARRLARGAADLGSEAEQGALTALHQASLAAPHLRAGLAGPDVVKAARHLRVLLGSAAVAIVSADDTVAFDGPSDGLEASALRIATQVRASGRRQVFPAPGRDHELGAVGAPILADGREVGVVVAFAAPVRAALVRAAEEVADWCAAQVELGGLDASRTQLAEAELRSLRAQISPHFIYNALTAIASFILTDPARARELVLEFADFTRYSFRRQGEFTTLADELGSIHSYLELERARFGDRLRVTLQIAPETLATVIPFLSVQPLVENAVRHGLEPGEGGGEIRIASRDDGTHTEITVEDDGVGMDPDGLRATLTAGDDGVHVGLRNVDTRLRQLYGADGGLVVETNTGAGTLVRMRVPKSQPQHDPDND from the coding sequence ATGACCGACGTCGTTCTCGCCGCAGGGCTGGGCGTGCTCGGCGGGATCGTCCTCACGGTGCTCCTGCTGCTCGCACGCCGACTCGCCCGCGGAGCCGCCGACCTCGGCAGCGAGGCGGAGCAGGGAGCACTCACGGCGCTGCACCAGGCGAGCCTCGCGGCTCCTCACCTGCGCGCGGGGCTCGCCGGGCCGGACGTGGTCAAGGCCGCCCGACACCTGCGGGTGCTGCTCGGCAGTGCGGCCGTCGCGATCGTGAGCGCCGACGACACGGTGGCGTTCGACGGCCCCTCCGACGGGCTGGAGGCCTCCGCGCTCCGCATCGCCACGCAGGTCAGGGCATCGGGGAGACGGCAGGTGTTCCCGGCGCCGGGAAGGGACCACGAGCTGGGAGCCGTCGGGGCTCCGATCCTCGCCGACGGCCGGGAGGTCGGTGTGGTGGTCGCGTTCGCGGCCCCGGTGCGCGCCGCCCTCGTGCGCGCGGCCGAGGAGGTGGCCGACTGGTGCGCCGCCCAGGTCGAGCTCGGCGGGCTCGATGCATCGCGGACCCAGCTGGCCGAGGCCGAGCTGCGGTCGCTGCGGGCGCAGATCTCACCGCACTTCATCTACAACGCCCTCACGGCGATCGCCTCGTTCATCCTCACCGACCCCGCCCGCGCTCGGGAGCTGGTGCTCGAGTTCGCCGACTTCACGCGGTACTCGTTCCGTCGCCAGGGCGAGTTCACGACGCTCGCCGACGAGCTGGGCAGCATCCACTCCTATCTCGAGCTGGAGCGCGCCCGTTTCGGCGACCGGCTGCGCGTCACGCTGCAGATCGCCCCGGAGACCCTGGCGACCGTCATCCCCTTCCTCTCTGTGCAGCCGCTGGTGGAGAACGCGGTCCGCCACGGGCTCGAGCCGGGCGAGGGCGGCGGCGAGATCCGCATCGCCTCGCGCGACGACGGCACCCACACCGAGATCACCGTCGAGGACGACGGCGTCGGCATGGACCCCGACGGTCTGCGGGCCACGCTCACGGCCGGCGACGACGGCGTGCACGTCGGCCTCCGCAACGTCGACACCCGGCTCCGTCAGCTCTACGGCGCCGACGGCGGACTGGTCGTCGAGACGAACACCGGCGCGGGTACCCTGGTGCGCATGCGGGTCCCGAAATCCCAGCCGCAGCACGATCCGGACAACGACTGA
- a CDS encoding LytR/AlgR family response regulator transcription factor: MTNSAPLIDVLVADDERPALDELVHLLRTDARIGEILTASSGADALRLLSERAVRIAFLDIHMPGLTGTELARALLTLADPPAVVFVTADDAKAVEAFELRAVDYLLKPVRTERLRQAVDRVVELGDTAASGDDEMLPVTVGSTVRFVRRSDVRWVQAQGDYSRLHTGDGTGHLVRIPISELEARWADAGFLRIHRSWLVRIAAVTEARLSGPEPAVSIGGAPLPVSRRLVPAVRDALLRGEGAG, from the coding sequence ATGACGAACAGCGCGCCCCTGATCGACGTCCTCGTCGCGGATGACGAGCGTCCCGCCCTGGATGAGCTCGTGCACCTGCTGCGCACCGACGCCCGCATCGGCGAGATCCTCACCGCATCGTCGGGTGCCGATGCGCTGCGGCTGCTGTCGGAGCGGGCGGTGCGGATCGCGTTCCTCGACATCCACATGCCGGGACTCACCGGGACCGAGCTCGCGAGGGCGCTGCTGACCCTCGCCGATCCGCCGGCCGTCGTGTTCGTGACGGCCGATGACGCCAAGGCGGTCGAGGCGTTCGAGTTGCGCGCCGTGGACTACCTGCTCAAGCCCGTGCGGACGGAGCGGCTGCGGCAGGCCGTCGACCGGGTGGTCGAGCTCGGCGACACCGCGGCCTCCGGCGACGACGAGATGCTGCCGGTCACGGTCGGATCCACCGTGCGGTTCGTGCGTCGCAGCGACGTGCGGTGGGTCCAGGCGCAGGGGGACTACTCGCGGCTGCACACCGGCGACGGCACGGGGCACCTGGTCCGCATCCCGATCTCCGAGCTCGAGGCGCGATGGGCGGATGCCGGATTCCTGCGCATCCATCGCTCCTGGCTCGTGCGCATCGCGGCGGTGACCGAGGCCCGGCTCTCCGGCCCCGAGCCCGCCGTCTCGATCGGCGGCGCCCCGCTCCCGGTCAGTCGTCGCCTGGTCCCGGCCGTGCGCGACGCGCTGCTGCGCGGCGAGGGCGCGGGATGA
- a CDS encoding heavy metal transporter has product MTEIPKRVRVTADLPDRRPATFTRGIALPGAPVDEADAVYARALMRSQLRLALGTVAGFVVVVIALTLAIALIPEIGRVLVWGLPLSWLLQAYAFYPIIVVFAVLYVRTAARNERRYRALRDRE; this is encoded by the coding sequence ATGACCGAGATCCCGAAGCGCGTGCGCGTGACGGCCGACCTCCCCGATCGGCGGCCGGCGACCTTCACGCGCGGCATCGCGCTACCTGGAGCCCCCGTGGACGAGGCGGACGCCGTCTACGCGCGGGCGCTCATGCGCAGCCAGCTCCGGCTCGCACTGGGGACGGTCGCGGGGTTCGTGGTCGTGGTCATCGCGCTGACACTGGCCATCGCGCTCATCCCGGAGATCGGCCGGGTGCTGGTGTGGGGGCTGCCGCTGTCGTGGCTGCTGCAGGCGTACGCGTTCTATCCGATCATCGTGGTGTTCGCGGTGCTCTACGTGCGCACGGCCGCGCGCAACGAGCGGCGGTACCGGGCGCTCCGGGATCGCGAATGA
- a CDS encoding cation acetate symporter: MNAVLDLIGVALVVVATLLIGVYGLRISRTTGDFFVASRTVRPVWNASAISGEYLSAGTFLGLSGLVLLDGARGFWFPIGYAAGYLLVLAFVAAPLRRSGAYTIPDFIEARLESTSARRVTSLAVLVIGWLYIVPQLHGAGITLLVVAGLPEWVGAVTVAVLVAAAVAAGGMRAITYVQAFQYWLKLTALLVPVVFIAFALSGGPHDFDPALVFPAEAGPSGFDAYETASLLLALLLGTMGLPHVLVRFYTSPTGVSARRTTVIVIGMVSAFYAVSSTMGLLARIAAPDLAVPGIADTVVLLLPSRVFPGVFGELLTALIVAGAFAAFLATSAGLVVSLAGVISQDVFSGSVRSFRLSAVLCALVPLAVALLTAPAGLGSSVGVVFVVAASTLSPVVLLGVWWRGLTARGAVAGMLSGGIAAGLALLVHAAVGGVGVAAPYLAQPAAWTIPLATAVTVVVSILDPRGPSPRTERFLARVHTPERG, from the coding sequence ATGAACGCGGTGCTCGACCTGATCGGGGTCGCGCTCGTCGTCGTCGCGACGCTCCTGATCGGCGTCTACGGGCTGCGCATCTCGCGTACCACGGGAGACTTCTTCGTCGCCTCGCGCACCGTGCGGCCGGTGTGGAACGCCTCCGCGATCAGCGGCGAGTACCTCTCGGCGGGGACCTTCCTCGGCCTGTCCGGGCTCGTGCTGCTCGACGGCGCCCGCGGATTCTGGTTCCCGATCGGCTATGCCGCCGGCTATCTGCTGGTCCTGGCGTTCGTGGCGGCACCGCTCCGCCGCAGCGGCGCATACACGATCCCCGACTTCATCGAGGCCCGGCTGGAGTCGACGTCTGCCCGGCGCGTGACCAGCCTCGCGGTACTGGTGATCGGCTGGCTGTACATCGTGCCGCAGCTGCACGGCGCCGGGATCACCCTGCTCGTCGTCGCGGGGCTCCCCGAATGGGTGGGGGCCGTGACCGTCGCGGTGCTGGTGGCCGCCGCCGTCGCCGCCGGCGGCATGCGCGCCATCACCTACGTGCAGGCGTTCCAGTACTGGCTCAAGCTCACGGCGCTCCTGGTGCCGGTGGTGTTCATCGCGTTCGCGCTCAGCGGGGGACCGCACGACTTCGACCCCGCGCTGGTGTTCCCCGCCGAGGCCGGACCCTCGGGGTTCGACGCGTACGAGACGGCATCCCTGCTGCTCGCGCTGCTGCTGGGCACCATGGGACTCCCACACGTCCTCGTGCGGTTCTACACGAGCCCGACCGGGGTGTCGGCTCGGCGCACCACCGTGATCGTGATCGGCATGGTCAGCGCGTTCTACGCCGTGTCGAGCACCATGGGCCTGCTGGCCCGCATCGCCGCCCCCGACCTCGCCGTCCCCGGCATCGCCGACACGGTGGTCCTGCTGCTGCCCTCGCGGGTCTTCCCCGGGGTGTTCGGCGAGCTGCTGACCGCGCTGATCGTCGCCGGGGCCTTCGCCGCGTTCCTCGCGACCTCGGCCGGACTCGTGGTGTCGCTCGCCGGAGTGATCAGCCAGGACGTGTTCTCCGGCTCGGTGCGGTCGTTCCGTCTGTCGGCCGTGCTCTGCGCGCTGGTGCCCCTCGCGGTGGCGCTGCTCACGGCACCGGCCGGTCTCGGGTCGAGTGTCGGCGTGGTGTTCGTGGTGGCGGCGTCGACGCTGTCGCCGGTCGTGCTGCTCGGGGTGTGGTGGCGCGGACTCACCGCCCGCGGGGCCGTCGCCGGGATGCTGTCGGGCGGGATCGCGGCGGGACTCGCGCTGCTGGTGCATGCGGCGGTCGGGGGCGTCGGGGTCGCGGCGCCCTATCTCGCGCAGCCCGCCGCGTGGACCATCCCCCTCGCCACGGCGGTCACGGTCGTCGTGTCGATCCTCGACCCGCGGGGGCCGTCGCCGCGTACGGAGCGCTTCCTGGCCCGGGTGCACACGCCCGAGCGCGGCTGA
- a CDS encoding DUF6226 family protein: MSTSGLFPGALAPMPDARASAMMIWPSPEPVPPARFVEGFEPFEAFVRETGADPAALAADLGALWDFVAAHPELLDAAETKEAAARFLGNAIALAHPAARWHMASEPEVGTSMMSIPVAGLLRTIVEHPERRDSFDETLASWPQADRDAEELDALAREEVEIDFVVAPVPFTRPALAVPEFVDEAGRVIEYGSRWSGGSPPDDAYSRVSHPERFAPVMSVVAALVDHLETWYDVDVDRRSDETGARVWRLRPATGASITLTATPDSIGIEAGALFRDIAPSCTCDACDETAESVADHLEETLLAIAAGGLREVFPVGQRRWLHTELRIPGGGRRSGGGEPDRSLPATGLDDAADVLGRLPDGWWPAWSLRSPQP, translated from the coding sequence ATGTCGACGTCAGGCCTCTTCCCCGGCGCGCTCGCGCCGATGCCGGATGCCAGGGCATCCGCCATGATGATCTGGCCGAGTCCCGAGCCGGTCCCGCCCGCGCGGTTCGTGGAGGGCTTCGAACCTTTCGAGGCCTTCGTGCGCGAGACCGGCGCGGACCCCGCCGCCCTCGCCGCCGACCTCGGCGCACTGTGGGACTTCGTCGCTGCGCACCCCGAACTCCTCGATGCTGCCGAGACGAAGGAGGCCGCGGCACGGTTCCTGGGGAATGCGATCGCTCTGGCGCATCCGGCGGCGCGGTGGCACATGGCGAGTGAACCGGAAGTGGGCACCTCGATGATGTCGATCCCGGTCGCCGGTCTGCTGCGGACGATCGTGGAGCATCCGGAGCGGCGAGACTCGTTCGATGAGACGCTCGCGTCCTGGCCGCAGGCGGACCGCGACGCCGAAGAGCTCGACGCCCTCGCGCGCGAGGAGGTCGAGATCGACTTCGTCGTCGCCCCAGTGCCGTTCACGCGCCCGGCGCTCGCGGTCCCCGAGTTCGTCGACGAGGCCGGCCGGGTGATCGAGTACGGGTCCCGCTGGTCCGGCGGCTCGCCTCCGGATGACGCCTACTCGCGGGTGTCGCATCCGGAGCGCTTCGCCCCGGTGATGTCCGTCGTCGCTGCCCTGGTCGACCATCTCGAGACCTGGTACGACGTCGACGTCGACCGACGGTCCGACGAAACGGGCGCGCGCGTCTGGCGCCTGCGCCCCGCGACCGGAGCGAGCATCACTCTCACGGCGACGCCCGACTCCATCGGCATCGAGGCCGGAGCGCTGTTCCGGGACATCGCTCCCAGCTGCACCTGCGACGCGTGCGACGAGACCGCGGAGTCCGTGGCCGACCACCTCGAGGAGACCCTGCTCGCGATCGCCGCGGGAGGGCTGAGGGAGGTCTTCCCCGTCGGACAGCGGCGCTGGCTGCACACCGAGCTGCGCATTCCGGGTGGTGGCAGGCGGTCGGGTGGCGGAGAACCCGACCGGTCGCTCCCGGCGACGGGGCTGGACGACGCCGCGGACGTCCTCGGGCGTCTCCCCGACGGCTGGTGGCCGGCGTGGTCGCTGCGCTCCCCCCAGCCCTGA